Proteins found in one Paenibacillus dendritiformis genomic segment:
- a CDS encoding glycoside hydrolase family 43 protein codes for MQKGFRTIKTVTMDNIHVRDPFVFPYQAEGKYYLFGTTFADGSGDIDPVFEVYESSDLRHWTGPYIAFQPPKGFWGVRHYWAPEVFEVDGKYYMFATCKGGIGEHRGTGILVADHPAGPYRPHSDGPVTPRDWECLDGTYYEDGEGQRWIVFCHEWTELYEGKIKAIRLTKDLTSSYGDAVTILNAADMEWIRLFGDPRIEKQGYLTDAPFMYQARNGELMMLWSSYSVAGYGDEGFGGYTVAVARSATGSMEGPWSHDKELLMDRNAGHSSLFRDFNNQLWICTHYPDTPHGNERALFVQVEELEYGLKIVK; via the coding sequence ATGCAAAAAGGATTTCGAACGATAAAAACGGTAACGATGGATAACATTCATGTGCGGGACCCGTTTGTCTTTCCTTATCAGGCGGAGGGGAAGTATTATCTGTTCGGCACGACGTTCGCCGATGGCAGCGGGGATATCGATCCTGTGTTTGAAGTCTATGAAAGCAGCGATTTGCGGCATTGGACAGGCCCTTATATTGCGTTTCAGCCGCCAAAAGGGTTCTGGGGAGTGCGCCATTATTGGGCTCCGGAAGTGTTCGAGGTGGACGGAAAATATTATATGTTCGCCACGTGCAAGGGCGGTATCGGCGAGCACCGGGGGACCGGCATACTCGTGGCCGATCATCCTGCCGGACCGTACCGGCCGCATAGTGATGGCCCCGTGACGCCCCGTGATTGGGAATGCTTGGACGGAACCTACTACGAGGATGGAGAGGGACAGCGCTGGATCGTCTTTTGCCACGAGTGGACAGAACTTTATGAAGGCAAAATAAAGGCGATTCGTCTTACAAAAGACCTAACCTCCTCTTACGGAGACGCGGTAACGATTCTGAACGCCGCCGACATGGAATGGATTCGTCTGTTCGGCGATCCGCGCATCGAGAAGCAAGGATACTTGACCGACGCGCCGTTCATGTATCAGGCCCGCAACGGCGAACTGATGATGCTGTGGTCCAGCTACTCGGTGGCGGGCTACGGCGACGAAGGCTTCGGCGGATATACGGTCGCGGTTGCCCGTTCCGCAACCGGTTCAATGGAGGGCCCGTGGAGTCACGACAAGGAGCTGCTGATGGATCGCAATGCCGGGCACTCCAGTCTTTTCCGCGATTTTAACAACCAATTATGGATTTGCACGCACTACCCGGATACGCCGCATGGCAATGAAAGAGCCTTATTCGTCCAGGTCGAGGAACTGGAATACGGATTGAAGATCGTGAAATAA
- a CDS encoding flavocytochrome c: protein MPKKLKIALILLLSILLIMSGCGPRTTKPETNEGAAQEEKDKGKKDATSGASMANYTPLEELKDSYDIVIVGAGGAGMSAALEAKAAGMNPVILEKMPVAGGNTSKASSGMNASETKFQKEQGISDRNDLFYEETLKGGHNTNNKDMLRFFVDHSADAIDWLDSIGITLNNITITGGMSEKRTHRPKDGSAVGQYLVTGLLKNVQEQGIPIFVNASVKEIMKQDGKANGVKVAFTQHGEKTIAAKSVVITAGGFGANMDIIAQVRPDLEGYVTTNHEGSTGDGISMIEKMGGTTVDMEEIQVHPTVQQENSYLIGEVVRGEGAILINSKGERFINEMAARDSVTAAINKLPEKKAFLVFDSGVRSRATAVEEYVKMGFVKTKDTIEALAGDIGVPADQLHKTLDTWNSAVKNKKDAEFGRKTGMDHDLSAAPYYAIRIGPGIHYTMGGVRINTNTEVLDQNGKPIPGLFAAGEVTGGLHGENRIGGNSVAEIIIFGRQAGIKSSEYAKTAK, encoded by the coding sequence ATGCCAAAAAAATTAAAAATTGCCCTGATTCTCCTGCTCTCCATCCTTCTCATCATGTCAGGTTGCGGACCCAGAACCACGAAACCGGAGACGAATGAGGGCGCTGCACAAGAAGAAAAGGATAAAGGAAAAAAAGATGCTACGTCGGGTGCATCGATGGCGAATTATACGCCGCTAGAGGAGCTAAAAGACAGCTACGACATCGTGATCGTTGGCGCGGGCGGCGCAGGCATGAGTGCCGCGCTTGAAGCCAAAGCAGCGGGCATGAATCCGGTTATTCTCGAGAAAATGCCGGTTGCAGGCGGCAATACAAGCAAAGCGTCTTCGGGCATGAACGCATCGGAAACGAAATTCCAAAAGGAGCAAGGGATTTCGGATCGTAATGATTTATTTTACGAAGAGACATTAAAAGGTGGACATAACACCAACAATAAGGACATGCTTCGCTTTTTCGTCGACCATTCAGCCGATGCCATCGATTGGCTGGATTCCATCGGCATCACTTTGAACAACATCACGATCACGGGCGGCATGAGCGAGAAACGGACTCATCGTCCCAAAGACGGCTCGGCTGTTGGCCAGTATCTGGTGACCGGCTTGCTGAAAAATGTACAAGAACAAGGCATTCCGATTTTTGTCAATGCCAGTGTCAAAGAAATTATGAAACAAGACGGAAAAGCAAATGGGGTTAAAGTGGCCTTCACTCAACATGGCGAAAAAACGATCGCGGCGAAATCCGTCGTGATCACGGCTGGCGGATTTGGCGCCAACATGGACATCATCGCCCAGGTTCGGCCGGATCTGGAAGGCTATGTGACGACGAACCACGAAGGAAGCACCGGCGACGGCATTAGTATGATCGAAAAAATGGGAGGCACCACGGTCGATATGGAAGAGATCCAGGTTCACCCGACGGTGCAGCAGGAAAACTCCTACCTCATCGGCGAAGTGGTACGCGGTGAAGGCGCAATTCTCATCAACAGCAAAGGAGAACGGTTCATCAACGAAATGGCTGCTCGCGACAGCGTAACGGCGGCGATCAATAAGCTGCCGGAGAAAAAAGCTTTCCTTGTGTTCGATTCCGGCGTCAGATCGCGCGCCACAGCGGTTGAAGAGTATGTAAAAATGGGCTTTGTGAAGACAAAGGACACGATCGAGGCGCTGGCTGGTGATATCGGCGTACCGGCAGATCAATTGCATAAGACGCTTGATACCTGGAACAGTGCGGTAAAAAATAAGAAAGACGCCGAGTTCGGCAGAAAAACGGGAATGGACCACGACTTGTCCGCTGCGCCGTACTATGCGATCAGAATCGGACCAGGAATTCACTACACTATGGGCGGCGTGAGAATCAATACGAACACGGAAGTATTGGACCAAAACGGAAAGCCGATCCCGGGTCTCTTCGCCGCGGGTGAAGTTACCGGAGGCCTGCACGGCGAGAACCGAATCGGTGGTAATTCGGTCGCGGAAATCATCATTTTCGGCCGTCAAGCCGGTATAAAATCCTCTGAATACGCGAAAACGGCAAAATAA
- the rsmD gene encoding 16S rRNA (guanine(966)-N(2))-methyltransferase RsmD: protein MRVISGTARGRTLKPVPGMGTRPTTDKVKEALFSMIGPYFEGGRALDLFAGTGGLGIEALSRGAEWAVFIDKDARAIEVVRGNLTATGLADKAEVYRNDARRALKALAKRNLSFHYVFLDPPYRLKDADELLMEMWDNGLLSDDAIIVVEHDASHSYSERIGPLSVWKKADYGDIAVSIYLVDNEASGE from the coding sequence CTGAGAGTGATATCGGGAACGGCCAGAGGCCGTACGTTGAAGCCTGTGCCCGGCATGGGAACAAGGCCGACGACGGATAAAGTGAAGGAAGCGCTGTTCAGCATGATTGGTCCTTATTTCGAGGGGGGCCGCGCGCTCGATCTGTTCGCCGGAACGGGCGGCTTGGGGATTGAAGCCTTGAGCCGGGGAGCCGAATGGGCGGTGTTCATCGATAAGGATGCGAGAGCGATCGAGGTGGTGCGCGGCAATCTGACGGCCACGGGGTTGGCCGACAAGGCCGAAGTGTACCGCAACGATGCGAGACGGGCGCTCAAGGCGCTCGCCAAGCGGAATCTTTCCTTTCATTATGTATTTCTCGATCCGCCGTACCGGTTGAAGGATGCGGATGAGCTGCTGATGGAGATGTGGGATAACGGCTTGCTGAGCGATGACGCCATCATTGTCGTCGAGCATGACGCATCCCATTCGTATTCCGAGCGCATTGGTCCGCTCTCGGTATGGAAGAAGGCGGATTACGGGGATATCGCGGTATCGATATACCTCGTGGATAACGAAGCTTCCGGAGAATAA
- the coaD gene encoding pantetheine-phosphate adenylyltransferase — MRDNYEHACRPRTAVYPGSFDPVTLGHLDIIQRAAKQFDKLIVAVLNNSSKKPLFSIEERLELLRTVTKPWPNVEVDSFSDLTVNYMDAKNGDVIVRGVRSVTDFEYELQLASTNQKLNPRVETIFMMTNPKYSYLSSSIVKEIAHYGGDISELVAPEVEAALRNKHKR, encoded by the coding sequence ATGAGAGACAATTACGAGCACGCATGCCGGCCCCGGACTGCGGTATATCCGGGCAGCTTCGATCCGGTGACGCTCGGACACCTGGACATTATCCAGCGGGCCGCGAAGCAATTCGACAAGCTGATTGTGGCCGTGCTGAACAATTCGAGCAAGAAGCCGCTCTTCTCCATTGAAGAACGGCTTGAGCTGCTGCGCACGGTGACGAAGCCGTGGCCCAATGTTGAGGTGGACAGCTTCAGCGATTTGACCGTCAATTATATGGATGCGAAGAACGGCGATGTCATTGTCCGCGGCGTTCGGTCGGTCACGGATTTTGAATACGAGCTGCAGCTGGCTTCGACGAACCAGAAGCTGAACCCCCGGGTAGAGACGATTTTCATGATGACGAATCCGAAGTATTCCTATCTCAGCTCCAGCATCGTGAAGGAAATCGCGCACTATGGCGGCGATATTAGCGAGCTGGTTGCCCCGGAGGTAGAGGCGGCGCTGCGGAATAAACATAAGCGCTGA
- a CDS encoding nucleoside recognition domain-containing protein, with protein sequence MFSFRTSPASQRLSTLIMGGSAVLLVLCIIAYPDKSFQASLQGLKVWWTIIFPALLPFLILSEMLKAYGWVHGIGVLLDPFMRTLFRLPGIGGWAWSVGWTAGYPAGAEAVVRLRRDNELSRLEAERLLGLTHAASPIFMIAVVGVGFLQQAELGLVIAVVHWVSSLFMMFIVRWTGAYHPAADRLPIRRTAPDAPKPLWKRMLQAMEQAHRRDGRAFGRLLGESVTSSVQTLMMIGGYIMMFSVIVQVLRIAVPQEFGAYLLNGLFEVNLGAYSLGSATFRSPLFQTALIGAVIAWSGISAHLQVHSLTRGTDLRYSRFFLMRLLHAASAFLLTFILWHPLHSLLRLAPPEQAAFRLLDAENGLGEAPSSWIQSLAELASAPGWLQSLALVPVLCILLLIGMTLSLFIGRWKRT encoded by the coding sequence ATGTTCTCGTTTCGCACATCGCCCGCTTCCCAGCGGCTGTCCACGCTCATCATGGGGGGCTCTGCGGTACTATTGGTGCTGTGCATCATCGCTTATCCGGATAAATCATTTCAAGCCTCTTTGCAAGGGTTGAAGGTCTGGTGGACCATTATATTCCCGGCCCTGCTGCCGTTCCTCATTCTATCCGAAATGTTGAAGGCCTATGGCTGGGTGCATGGCATCGGCGTTCTGCTGGATCCGTTCATGCGGACGCTGTTCCGGCTTCCCGGGATCGGCGGCTGGGCCTGGTCCGTCGGCTGGACAGCCGGGTATCCTGCCGGGGCCGAAGCCGTCGTCCGCCTGCGGAGAGACAACGAATTGTCCCGCCTGGAAGCGGAGCGGCTGCTCGGCCTGACTCATGCCGCCAGTCCGATTTTCATGATCGCCGTCGTCGGAGTCGGCTTCCTGCAGCAGGCCGAATTAGGGCTTGTTATTGCTGTCGTGCACTGGGTTTCTTCCCTTTTTATGATGTTTATTGTGCGTTGGACGGGAGCTTATCATCCCGCAGCCGATCGCCTCCCCATACGGCGAACGGCGCCCGATGCTCCCAAGCCGCTATGGAAGCGGATGCTGCAAGCGATGGAGCAGGCCCACCGCCGGGACGGACGCGCGTTCGGCCGGCTGCTCGGCGAGTCCGTCACATCTTCCGTCCAGACGCTGATGATGATCGGCGGCTATATCATGATGTTCTCTGTCATTGTCCAGGTGCTGCGGATTGCCGTCCCCCAGGAATTCGGCGCTTATCTGCTGAACGGTCTGTTCGAGGTGAACCTTGGCGCGTATTCGCTCGGCTCGGCAACCTTCCGCTCCCCTCTCTTCCAGACCGCCCTTATCGGCGCCGTCATTGCATGGAGCGGGATCAGCGCGCATCTGCAGGTTCATAGCTTGACCCGAGGAACCGATTTGCGGTACAGCCGCTTTTTCCTGATGAGGCTTCTTCATGCCGCGTCCGCCTTCCTGCTCACGTTCATCCTGTGGCATCCGCTTCACAGCCTTCTGCGGCTTGCGCCGCCGGAGCAGGCAGCGTTCCGGCTGCTGGACGCCGAGAACGGGCTAGGGGAGGCGCCTTCCTCCTGGATTCAGTCCCTTGCCGAACTGGCTTCGGCGCCAGGATGGCTGCAATCATTGGCGCTTGTCCCGGTACTATGTATCCTCCTGCTCATCGGTATGACGCTCTCGCTCTTTATCGGACGATGGAAGCGCACCTGA
- a CDS encoding PDZ domain-containing protein has product MEKEFRSYGRQPNSPRFRGWKWIFAVIVLFYVVVYMPTPYVIYTPGSAEEVKPFINVQGGDEMEEGTFLLTTVRRTYANLALIAWRAFDPNAEFGKKEDALQGRTEQEYINEQLFNMSNSQMAAILAAYNQVGIPYKIESEGIYVLFNNKQLADNEFLTNDRIMEVEGQEVNGFDDLQAALKGRTAGETIQAVVERDGKRVQVKAKLVELPDQTGSGKKRIGFGLAYGEKKQVVPTDNKHSVTFHESDIGGPSAGLMFTLELINRLTPGDLTKGYRIAGTGTIDPSGKVGPIGGVKHKVVAADREGAVLFLVPSGNYEEAKAKMDKMNTKMKLVKVDTLEDALEAVKQFQPAS; this is encoded by the coding sequence ATGGAAAAGGAGTTCAGATCGTACGGGCGGCAGCCGAATTCTCCCCGCTTCCGCGGATGGAAGTGGATCTTCGCGGTGATCGTGTTGTTCTATGTCGTTGTGTATATGCCGACGCCGTATGTAATTTATACGCCAGGAAGCGCCGAGGAAGTGAAGCCGTTCATCAATGTGCAGGGCGGCGACGAGATGGAGGAGGGCACGTTCCTTCTGACGACGGTGAGAAGAACGTATGCCAATCTGGCGTTGATTGCGTGGCGGGCCTTCGATCCGAATGCCGAATTCGGCAAGAAGGAAGATGCGCTTCAGGGGAGAACCGAGCAGGAATATATCAATGAACAGCTGTTCAATATGAGCAACTCGCAGATGGCCGCGATATTGGCCGCCTACAATCAGGTGGGCATTCCGTACAAAATAGAGTCCGAAGGCATTTATGTTCTATTTAACAATAAGCAGCTGGCGGATAATGAATTCCTTACGAATGACCGGATTATGGAAGTGGAAGGCCAGGAGGTGAACGGCTTCGACGATTTACAGGCAGCCTTGAAAGGGCGGACCGCCGGGGAGACGATTCAGGCTGTCGTCGAGCGGGACGGGAAGCGGGTGCAGGTCAAGGCGAAGCTTGTCGAGCTCCCGGATCAGACCGGCAGCGGCAAGAAGCGGATTGGCTTCGGTCTTGCTTACGGGGAGAAAAAGCAGGTTGTGCCTACGGATAACAAGCATAGCGTGACCTTCCACGAATCCGATATCGGCGGTCCTTCGGCGGGCTTGATGTTCACGCTGGAGCTGATCAACCGCCTGACGCCGGGGGATCTGACGAAGGGGTACCGGATCGCTGGCACCGGGACGATCGATCCGTCGGGGAAGGTTGGCCCGATCGGCGGCGTGAAGCATAAGGTCGTGGCCGCAGACAGGGAAGGGGCGGTCTTGTTCCTGGTGCCTTCCGGCAACTATGAGGAAGCGAAGGCGAAGATGGACAAGATGAACACGAAGATGAAGCTGGTGAAGGTCGATACGCTGGAGGACGCGCTGGAGGCGGTGAAGCAGTTCCAGCCGGCTTCGTAG